The following DNA comes from Pseudanabaena yagii GIHE-NHR1.
AAAGTTTTGAAACTTCAATTCGCAAAATGATTGACTGCCGCAATCTAAATCTTGGCTTTACAGACGGCTCTCAGGTGATTAACTATATCACTTCCCATGATGTTGAGGGGGAAGGTGCTGAGCGGCTCTACAGTTACCTCGATTTTAATCGAGTTTTTGACAAGGAAAAGCGAATAAAATTGGCATTTGTTTGTCTGTTAACAGCAGTAGGCATCCCCATGATTTTGGCGGGAGATGAATTTGCGGATCAGATGGATAATGATATATTTTCCAAGGATGTCAAAGATAAGTCCGACAGAAAACAGGTCGATCCTGTCAACTCCTCTCGTCTTGATGATGATTGGAGAAAGCGCGTTTTTTACTATGTTGCCCGACTCGTGAAATTTCGTACTACTTCAAAGGCATTGGCAGTGAACGATAATAACTTCATCCATTTAGATTTCAATCAAGGCAAACGTGTCTTAGTTTGGAAGCGAGGTTCTGGGGATAATATTGTTGTCGTTGTCGCTAATTTTTCTGATTGGGGGACTGCCGATCCTCTTAATCCTAATTCCCAATATGTTATTCCCAACTGGCCTAACCTGCCATCAGGTAAAAAATGGCGAGAAATAACGCAAGAGAGGGATGTGCCTAACTCATTTGCTGGTAAAGAACCAATCTTTCCCTGGGAGGCAAAGGTATATACCGTAGTTTAGTATCTTTTAATTATGTTTTTTGGGAGTACTGTAAACCAATAAAGCTAGCTTCTGGACAAGCTAGCAACAATATGATTTGTCAGCATTGGTCATCTATCCCCGAATAACGATGATTTCTCGACCAGCAGGACTAATGACATTTTCAGTTGTAGTGCGATCGCTTAGCGGCGGCAAACCAGAACGGCGATCAAAGATCACCAACCAACCCGTATCCAAACTCAACCCCGACAAATACTTATCGATCTGCGGCAAACCTTCCTTAAGTGGATCAGGTCTTTTATCCGCCCAAACCTTCAATTCCATTGCCATAGTTTGTTTACCATAGCGCAAACAGATATCCATCTTACCCGAACCAATAGCATATTCCCTTTCCAAAGTACCATTGCCATTAACCACTCGATGTAAAAATGCCATCATCACCAAATGTGGTGCAATTTCTGGATAGTTGGCACTCTTGAACAATGGCTCACCATGTTGCCGCCAGAATTTGAGAAAAGCATCAAGTAGGACTTGAGCATTGAGACTTCCATCAGGATTTAACCAGCTAGGTTGAATCATCGGCAGACTATCCTGCACCCCTTGAGATAAAACTCTCGGAATTACTTCTTGATAGATAGGATTCGCAATCTTTAATCCGCCTTCCTGACTCCGCACCACTAACCCCAAATCCAACAAGTAGCGGCGATCGTCATCGGGAGTATCTCCCAGCTCTAATCCCGATAAAATTGGTTGAATGATTGCCCTCACTCTATCTTCTCGCAATCTTTCCGCAAGGCTATCCAGATGCGTATCCTGTCTCTTAATCAGAAGTTCCTTCGCTTGATTCACTAAATCAGGAGTAATGGGAATCGCAGGATCTTTCGTAATATATTCCACAATTTCCTTGGCGATCGCATTGACCAACCAAGGTTGTCCTTGTGTCAAATGAAAAGCCAAATCAACTGCTTCGGGGGTAAACACCTGCCCCGTTGCATCCGTATGCTGCTGATAAAGATTCCGCACATCCTCAAGGGTAAAGTTACTCAGAGTAAAGGAACGCACTTTGATATTAAAGGGGCTAGAAGTATTTAGGCGATCGCTCCCACCTGAAGCATACTTATAATCCCGTACATCGCGCATCCCCACCAGTGCTAATGACTGCGGAAATCCCTGTGGACGATTGGGAAAGCCTGAGCGAATCTGGCGCAGCACAGAAACCAAAGTCTTATCACTGAGGGCATCAATCTCGTCTAAAAATACCACTAAAGGGCGTAATGACTTTCTAGACCATGTACTCAAAAACGAGCCAATCTGACGACCAGCTTCTCCCGTAGTCCAATCTGGTGGCTGCAACTCAGGAGGCAAGCGAAATTGTGCCGAGTCTTTCCACTCATCTAAAATAGCTTTTTCCGCTAAATCAGGCTCATCCGAAAAAACTGCTCCCACCTCTAAGGAAAGCATCACCGCCGTATATTGACCACTGGCAGTTAGCTCTTGGGCAAGTGCCAACATAGCTGTAGTCTTACCCACCTGTCTTGGCGCATGGATCACAAAATAGTTTTCCTGAGCAATTAGTTGTTTGATTTCAGGTAAGCGGTCAGTAGCTGACAACATGTAGTGAATGTCAGGCTTACAAGGACCAGCAGTATTAAACCATTTGGGCATGACGACAACTAAACTAACGGGCAGAGATACCCCTTCAATATATAACAACGCGCCAAGCAAAACCCTCAAATCTTGAAAACACGTCAACAAGAATAAATATTTATACTTATTCATATAAATTTAATAACAAATAAGTGACAACTATCTGTTCTAAGACTACTCTGAGACAATTTTGGCTTTTTTTACTTAACAATGCTGTAATAATCATTGTTTCCGCCGAAATAAGTGCAGGCTGATGTACAGGTTTCGCGAATTTCGACAGCGTATAAGCTTTCTAGACCATCTTCTTGAAGGTAATTAAAAATCCATCTAGCTAGTTCCTCACTTGTTGGATTTTCTAAATTAGTAGATTCGTTTAGATAATGATGATCAAGATATTTTTCAGTCATCGGTTCTAGATACTTTTTAATAATTCCGTAATCTAACACCATGCCTGCTTGAGATCCATCAGATTGTAGTGAATCACTTTTAAGAAAGACTTTACCTACAAATGAATGACCATGTAAACGTTGACACTTGCCATCATGGTGAGGCAGTTTGTGGGCTGCTTCAAATCGAAATTCTTTGGAAATTATCCACATATTAAAATTAAGTAGATTGAATTAGGTTCGTTGTTGAGTGCCCAGTCCCCTTTTTATTTCCTTAACGTGAGTTCGGGATAAGGAAAAGGACAAAAAAAGGGAGAAACCGATAAGCTGAAAATAAGTAAAACAAGTTCAGCGAAGTAACTCCCATGACTAATAGTTTAGAAGCCCTATTCTGCCATGTCGATGATTTTTGCAAAATATTTGAACCAAAATGGCGACAAATGTTGCTGGGTAATGGCTTACAACAAAGACAAAGGTCAAGAGGTCTGAGTATGAGTGAAATCATGACGATCCTGATCGCCTTTCACCAAAACCACTACCGAGACTTCAAGCATTTCTATCAAAAACAAGTGTGCAAATATTGGCAGAAGGAGTTTCCCAGACTACCAAGCTACAACAGGTTTGTCGAGTATATGGGTTCAGCAATGATGCCATTGTGCATATACCTGAAATATTGTTTTGGCGAATGTACAGGTATTAGTTTTGTAGATTCAACATCACTAGATGTCTGTCACAATCGACGGATACACCAGCACAAAGTCTTTAAAGGGATAGCAGCCCGTGGTAAGACATCAGTGGATTGGTTCTTTGGTTTCAAACTGCATTTACTCGTTAATGAATGCGGTGAACTGCTGAATATCCAAATTACTCCAGGCAATGTTGATGACCGTAAGCCGATCCCTGATTTGCTCAAATTCATGTTTGGTAAAGTGTTTGCTGACCGTGGTTATGTATCTCAATCCTTAGCATCTCAACTGTTCCAAGATTTTGGCATTGAGTTCTTCGCTAAACCCAAACGCAATATGAAAAATCGCTTGATGCGCTTGACTGATAAGTTGCTTTCTCGCAAACGCTCTATTATTGAAGCGATCATTGACCAACTCAAAAATATTTCCCAGATTGAACATGGTTACTGAGCTTGTCGAAGTATTCTCGTCATCGCAGTCCCATCAATGCCATGATTAATGTCATTTGTGGGCTGATTGCTTATTGCCATCAACCCAAGAAGCCTTCTTTACATATGGATTGGGTTTTACCCTCTGCCTCTTAACCCGAACTCACGTTATTTTTAACTGAGAGCGCTGCAACATCACTATTTACCTCGCAACAGCCAAGCATTAGCATTCTCAGACATCCGCCCTAGAGCCGTAATAATCTCATCATATTGACGATAGATCTCCTGCCCTTTTTCTGCGTCGAAATAGCCACAGGTCACAGCAAACTCAATCCATGACTGAGCTTTAGCTGCCTGCGCCGCCGCATCACTGATACCTGTAATAAAAGCGCGATAAGTATAACGTTTATGCCAAGCCGCCGCCACATGAATAAAAACTAGTCTTGCGGCAAGCAACATCGGTTCAGCCAGCAAATTTTTCTCCCGTTCGGGTAACTCATATTCCAATTCACGCAAAGACATCGCCGCCTCAAACGCCAATTGATATACCCGCAATTCCTGATACTTACTAATAAAGTCCCGTGACATAACCACCTCAACGTGTAATTTTTTTGAATAATGAAGTGCGGCGCTCCGCGCCGCACTTCATGACTTTTTCAGACAATAAAAGCCACATCGTCAACATGAAAATCGGGTTGCATCCCCACAATCTTTACTAACTGTCGATGGCGAGGGGACATCGGATAAAAACGGATCTGGTCTTCCTGCTCCTTAATCAGCTTGCGAAGACGTTTCTGCACCGTTTTGTACTGATCGGGAGCACACACTCAAATACCGACTTCTGCACCCGTAGTCCATAGCCCTGCAAAAA
Coding sequences within:
- a CDS encoding AAA family ATPase — translated: MPKWFNTAGPCKPDIHYMLSATDRLPEIKQLIAQENYFVIHAPRQVGKTTAMLALAQELTASGQYTAVMLSLEVGAVFSDEPDLAEKAILDEWKDSAQFRLPPELQPPDWTTGEAGRQIGSFLSTWSRKSLRPLVVFLDEIDALSDKTLVSVLRQIRSGFPNRPQGFPQSLALVGMRDVRDYKYASGGSDRLNTSSPFNIKVRSFTLSNFTLEDVRNLYQQHTDATGQVFTPEAVDLAFHLTQGQPWLVNAIAKEIVEYITKDPAIPITPDLVNQAKELLIKRQDTHLDSLAERLREDRVRAIIQPILSGLELGDTPDDDRRYLLDLGLVVRSQEGGLKIANPIYQEVIPRVLSQGVQDSLPMIQPSWLNPDGSLNAQVLLDAFLKFWRQHGEPLFKSANYPEIAPHLVMMAFLHRVVNGNGTLEREYAIGSGKMDICLRYGKQTMAMELKVWADKRPDPLKEGLPQIDKYLSGLSLDTGWLVIFDRRSGLPPLSDRTTTENVISPAGREIIVIRG
- the queD gene encoding 6-carboxytetrahydropterin synthase QueD, with translation MWIISKEFRFEAAHKLPHHDGKCQRLHGHSFVGKVFLKSDSLQSDGSQAGMVLDYGIIKKYLEPMTEKYLDHHYLNESTNLENPTSEELARWIFNYLQEDGLESLYAVEIRETCTSACTYFGGNNDYYSIVK
- a CDS encoding four helix bundle protein — encoded protein: MSRDFISKYQELRVYQLAFEAAMSLRELEYELPEREKNLLAEPMLLAARLVFIHVAAAWHKRYTYRAFITGISDAAAQAAKAQSWIEFAVTCGYFDAEKGQEIYRQYDEIITALGRMSENANAWLLRGK